From a region of the Mycobacterium sp. SMC-8 genome:
- a CDS encoding LLM class flavin-dependent oxidoreductase codes for MTSRESRIAETAIFLWGDRNAPASVTVDAAKAAAASPGVDGIAMSDQLMNFIPPSLWTVENSPLAGLMPDPDSMDDAFALAAFVYAAIPGMNLTLLTDSIRNGPAQLVHQMLTLAKITEGRATFMVGAGEVKQINPFGWKRSQGLSRLEDLYNVFQKFMQSDEPISHEGNHWTLDKAFLGAAKHHRPKLWGLGGGPKILDMSTSLGDGFAGAAPCVWATPDDAAEYITELRRQVAAKGRDPDQYRVGALCPVLIHEDESVLDRALDNRLVRWIAAIFGRTQPQDWRREGIEPATPDGWTYFMKMKPYDTPDSFVDEVVGKAGRKMTERAYIWGNTEQVATQLQAYVDAGVDWISPVDYLPIVSDPAEGAASLQRAIDACTILKRAGVTSLIEI; via the coding sequence ATGACATCGCGGGAATCCCGAATCGCCGAGACGGCGATCTTCTTGTGGGGCGACAGGAACGCACCGGCGTCAGTCACCGTGGACGCCGCCAAAGCGGCGGCCGCCAGCCCGGGCGTCGATGGCATCGCCATGTCGGATCAGCTCATGAACTTCATTCCGCCGTCATTGTGGACCGTCGAGAACTCCCCGTTGGCGGGACTGATGCCCGACCCCGATTCGATGGACGACGCATTCGCCCTCGCTGCCTTCGTCTATGCAGCCATCCCCGGCATGAATCTGACACTTCTCACCGATTCGATCCGCAACGGGCCGGCCCAGCTGGTTCACCAGATGTTGACGCTCGCCAAGATCACCGAAGGGCGCGCCACGTTCATGGTGGGCGCAGGCGAGGTCAAGCAGATAAACCCGTTCGGTTGGAAGCGTTCCCAGGGACTGTCGCGGCTGGAGGACCTGTACAACGTCTTCCAGAAGTTCATGCAGAGTGACGAGCCGATCTCACACGAGGGCAATCACTGGACACTCGACAAGGCGTTTCTCGGCGCGGCCAAACACCATCGCCCCAAACTGTGGGGGCTCGGTGGTGGGCCCAAGATCCTGGACATGTCGACCAGTCTCGGAGACGGTTTTGCGGGCGCGGCACCGTGCGTGTGGGCCACTCCGGACGATGCCGCCGAATACATCACCGAACTCAGGAGACAGGTCGCGGCCAAAGGGCGGGATCCCGACCAGTATCGCGTCGGGGCGTTGTGCCCTGTTCTGATCCACGAGGACGAGTCCGTCCTCGATCGTGCCCTCGACAACCGCCTGGTTCGCTGGATAGCGGCGATCTTCGGTCGCACGCAGCCCCAGGACTGGCGGCGGGAGGGGATCGAGCCCGCCACACCCGACGGGTGGACCTACTTCATGAAGATGAAGCCGTACGACACCCCCGACAGTTTCGTCGACGAGGTGGTCGGCAAGGCCGGCCGGAAGATGACCGAACGCGCCTACATCTGGGGCAACACCGAGCAGGTGGCCACGCAACTCCAGGCCTATGTCGATGCCGGTGTCGACTGGATCTCGCCGGTGGACTACCTGCCGATCGTGAGCGATCCCGCGGAAGGTGCCGCGTCCCTGCAGCGCGCGATAGATGCGTGCACCATCCTGAAGCGGGCCGGGGTTACATCTTTAATTGAAATTTGA
- a CDS encoding ecdysteroid 22-kinase family protein: MTQASTPTGTAPIVTSPEQMDLEWFRTALGGAGLLAESDLSNVEVAPVGNGVIARMARATLTYAGPTSAPASVVVKYPTEDPGSYGLAQAMGFYELETRFYQDVAPLVPNMGLAHCYLAQLASNNHDFNLILEDLSGSSVAGDVFRAATADECSRALGELVAFQAPLWNSPKLAQLEWLANPQRTIATFDALPAGLETFVARFGDRLDPAHIELFEAVLPRAGEWVRSWKAPTVVQHGDFRSDNLMFPTDASSARTVVVDFQTVRMGPPGVDAAYFVGASLPTDQRRTAERDLVADYHRRLVAAGVEDYDFDAAWAAYREGALYGVFLFVGMGAQVEDSEHAVSVITDQIRRYADMAIDLESAQAASLV; the protein is encoded by the coding sequence ATGACGCAGGCCTCCACCCCGACCGGTACCGCCCCGATCGTCACCAGCCCGGAACAAATGGACCTCGAGTGGTTCCGAACTGCGCTGGGGGGCGCCGGGCTCTTGGCCGAATCCGACCTGTCCAACGTCGAGGTCGCACCAGTCGGGAACGGCGTCATCGCTCGGATGGCCCGGGCCACCCTGACCTACGCGGGCCCGACATCCGCGCCGGCGTCGGTGGTCGTGAAGTACCCGACCGAGGACCCTGGCAGCTATGGCCTAGCGCAGGCGATGGGCTTCTACGAACTGGAGACACGGTTCTACCAAGACGTTGCGCCGCTGGTTCCGAACATGGGCCTCGCGCACTGTTATCTGGCGCAACTCGCAAGCAACAACCATGACTTCAATCTGATCCTGGAGGACCTCAGCGGAAGCTCGGTCGCGGGTGATGTCTTTCGCGCCGCGACGGCCGATGAATGCTCGCGTGCCCTCGGCGAACTCGTCGCTTTCCAGGCTCCGCTGTGGAACTCACCCAAGCTTGCTCAGCTCGAGTGGCTCGCAAATCCGCAGCGCACCATCGCGACCTTCGATGCCCTGCCCGCGGGGCTCGAAACGTTCGTCGCCCGATTCGGCGATCGCCTGGACCCGGCACATATCGAACTCTTCGAGGCGGTCCTGCCGCGCGCCGGGGAATGGGTGCGCAGTTGGAAGGCGCCGACAGTTGTGCAGCATGGAGACTTCCGCAGCGACAACCTGATGTTCCCGACCGACGCCAGTTCGGCCCGGACCGTGGTCGTGGACTTCCAGACCGTACGGATGGGTCCCCCCGGCGTCGATGCGGCGTACTTCGTCGGCGCATCGCTGCCCACCGATCAGCGCCGTACCGCCGAGCGTGACCTTGTCGCGGATTACCACCGGCGCCTGGTCGCCGCGGGCGTCGAGGACTACGACTTCGACGCCGCATGGGCGGCCTACCGCGAGGGCGCGCTGTATGGCGTCTTTCTGTTCGTGGGCATGGGTGCTCAGGTCGAGGACTCCGAGCACGCGGTGTCCGTGATCACCGACCAGATCCGCCGGTATGCCGACATGGCAATCGATTTGGAGTCCGCGCAAGCGGCCAGCCTGGTCTGA
- a CDS encoding cytochrome P450, with protein sequence MLAIVKDLDRFGAMPADLVGEVPDELKEQLPHGYAPWQPALVNTDPPEHNRIRKLAAKPLTPAAVKVREGVIRQAANDLIDAIVADGRGDLVDSFATPMPVHVLIKILGLPAEDHGLFRDWTLGITELFVPSISEERRLELAREQVKFNDYLLNAIARRRAEPGDDLISGLILAQEQSEKSLTDREVLGVIGQLVIAGFETSAGGISFSLYKLCEDQELLARVRDDLSLVPKVVEESLRRLTPARGIVRHVKEDVEIRGHKISKGSNIFALVQSANNDENQFSCPANFDIDRDPAEMRKSLHFGHGPHTCIGISVARLDMRVAIETAITRLPNLRLAPDQSIRVQEGMIFHRPEKLVFEWDV encoded by the coding sequence GTGCTGGCGATCGTGAAGGACTTGGACCGCTTCGGCGCCATGCCGGCGGATCTGGTGGGCGAGGTGCCTGACGAGCTCAAAGAGCAACTGCCGCACGGGTATGCTCCCTGGCAACCGGCGCTGGTCAACACCGACCCGCCGGAGCACAACCGGATCCGCAAGCTGGCGGCCAAGCCCCTCACGCCCGCTGCGGTCAAGGTGCGCGAAGGCGTGATCCGGCAGGCGGCCAACGACCTGATCGACGCTATCGTGGCCGATGGTCGGGGCGACCTCGTGGACAGCTTCGCGACCCCGATGCCCGTGCACGTCCTGATCAAGATCCTCGGCCTGCCCGCGGAAGACCACGGCCTCTTCCGGGATTGGACGCTGGGTATCACCGAGCTGTTCGTGCCGTCCATCAGTGAGGAACGCCGTCTCGAGCTCGCGCGCGAGCAGGTGAAGTTCAACGATTACCTGCTGAACGCGATTGCACGTCGCCGTGCTGAACCGGGTGATGATCTGATCAGCGGTCTGATCCTCGCCCAGGAGCAGAGCGAGAAGAGCCTGACCGACCGTGAAGTTCTGGGTGTCATCGGACAACTGGTCATCGCGGGCTTCGAGACGAGCGCTGGTGGGATCAGCTTCTCGCTGTACAAGCTCTGCGAGGATCAGGAGCTGCTCGCCCGGGTGCGCGACGACCTGAGCCTGGTGCCGAAGGTGGTCGAGGAGTCACTGCGACGGCTGACCCCGGCACGCGGCATTGTGCGCCACGTCAAGGAGGATGTGGAGATCCGCGGACACAAGATCTCGAAGGGCTCCAACATCTTCGCGCTCGTCCAGTCGGCCAACAACGACGAGAACCAGTTCAGCTGCCCGGCGAATTTCGATATCGACCGGGATCCGGCAGAGATGCGCAAGAGCCTGCACTTCGGCCACGGCCCGCACACATGCATCGGCATCTCGGTGGCACGCCTGGACATGAGGGTGGCGATCGAGACGGCGATCACCAGGTTGCCCAACCTGAGACTCGCTCCCGACCAGAGCATCCGGGTTCAGGAGGGGATGATCTTCCATCGCCCCGAGAAGCTCGTGTTCGAGTGGGACGTCTGA
- a CDS encoding aminoglycoside phosphotransferase family protein, with product MSCTSAPTVRINTGRARHPAEHGHGHRKSPRYATLDNWILFHINNTIHRQEQTMSSPPDTATRQAEILKLFEAEQQEPPRLRGRADVPGSPDGLTTDWLTDALCSGHDGARVESFEHGTQYNGTTSGRRLQIHYNRAGSDAGLPERLFAKFSPTVQARCLVGINGSSAGEVAFYNDIATTLPIEVPTCYYAAFEPRSCRTFLLLEDLAQTKKARFGTSIDLTIDRAQAQSMVSLLATLHGAFWGEGNGPAYPYRTSLVYQEDFNDTLGFEPLMVAGHDMALDVLPPALHRRRLDWHPALMRSMELNVAATPTLLHQDTHLANWYALPDGSMGLADWQCVARGQWALDVAYALSIGLSTEDRRAWERELIAGYLDQLAETVSDTPTFDEAWLAYRQQMFHAVSFWLAPFGIGEGGPVAADVSLSNIRRAAQAIHDLDSFDALDASPGSTR from the coding sequence ATGTCGTGCACGTCGGCGCCGACAGTCAGAATAAACACCGGACGAGCGCGCCACCCCGCCGAGCATGGGCACGGCCACAGAAAGTCGCCACGGTATGCCACCCTTGACAACTGGATTCTATTCCATATTAATAACACCATCCACCGTCAGGAGCAAACCATGTCCAGCCCGCCGGACACTGCAACCAGGCAAGCCGAGATCCTGAAGCTCTTCGAGGCCGAACAACAGGAGCCACCACGGTTGCGCGGCCGCGCGGACGTTCCGGGGTCGCCCGACGGGCTCACCACCGACTGGCTCACCGATGCGCTGTGCTCGGGGCACGATGGTGCCCGGGTTGAGTCATTCGAACACGGAACCCAGTACAACGGAACGACTTCCGGTCGACGACTGCAGATTCACTACAATCGAGCCGGGAGTGACGCCGGGCTGCCCGAACGACTCTTCGCGAAATTCTCGCCCACCGTGCAGGCCCGGTGCCTGGTGGGGATCAATGGAAGCTCCGCAGGCGAGGTCGCGTTCTACAACGACATCGCCACCACGCTGCCCATCGAAGTGCCGACTTGCTACTACGCGGCTTTCGAGCCGCGGTCCTGTCGAACCTTCCTGTTGCTCGAGGACTTGGCCCAGACCAAGAAAGCGCGCTTCGGCACATCGATCGACCTCACCATCGACCGCGCGCAAGCGCAGAGCATGGTGTCGCTGCTGGCCACCCTGCACGGCGCATTCTGGGGCGAGGGCAACGGCCCTGCCTACCCCTATCGGACGTCGCTGGTCTATCAGGAGGACTTCAACGACACCCTGGGATTCGAACCACTGATGGTGGCCGGTCATGACATGGCGCTCGACGTTCTACCGCCTGCGCTGCACCGGCGTCGCCTCGACTGGCACCCCGCACTGATGCGGTCGATGGAGCTCAACGTCGCAGCGACACCGACTCTGCTGCACCAAGATACGCATCTGGCGAATTGGTACGCCCTACCGGACGGCTCGATGGGGCTCGCCGACTGGCAGTGTGTCGCGCGCGGTCAGTGGGCACTCGACGTCGCGTACGCCTTGTCGATCGGGCTGTCCACCGAGGATCGGCGCGCCTGGGAGCGCGAACTGATCGCCGGCTATCTGGATCAACTGGCCGAGACGGTCTCGGATACACCGACTTTCGATGAAGCCTGGCTTGCGTACCGGCAACAGATGTTTCACGCCGTGTCATTCTGGTTGGCCCCGTTCGGCATCGGCGAGGGTGGGCCGGTGGCCGCCGACGTCAGCCTGTCGAACATTCGACGCGCAGCCCAGGCGATCCACGATCTCGACTCGTTCGACGCGCTGGATGCGAGCCCGGGAAGCACCCGATGA